CACCACTACCGGCATCGTCCGCTCCTTCCCAACAGGGTTCCCGACTAGGTTACCGTCACGCGCCCCGGGCCGCACGCCGCCCGCGGGGTGACCAAGGCGCTACGCCAGGACCGCGGGGCGGTCGGCGCCGCGCCCGCTGCCGTCACTCCTCCGGCAGTTCGGTCCGCCACTCGCCCTCGTCCGCCGCGCCGTCGTCGAGCGCCACCAGGTAGTCGATCAGGGCCTCGGTCGCCTCGAACTCGTGGAGGGTGCCGTCGGTCACGTCGCGCAGCGCCGCGCGCCAGGTGGGGCCCTCGCCCGGCTCGCGCCAGACCTTCAGTAGGAACCTGCGGCTGCGGTCGCCCACGACCCTCCTTCGCTCCGCCGCGACCGTCACGCGCCTCGCTCGGCGCGAACCAGTGGCGCAGAGTCACGGCTGCAAGGAGGTTAGGCGACCCGGTGTCAACGGGGCGTCAAAGGCCCTCCCTCGGAGGCGGCAACCAGGCGGCCGGCGTCCGCAGCAGCGCCTCCGCCAGCCGGCGCGGCAGGCCCGCGCCCTGCTCCCGCAGCTCCTCGAGCACGTCTTCCGCCACGCCGGCCGTGGGCGTCGGCGCCCCTCCCCCACCGGCTTCGACGGCTCGCCACCGCGGGCCGCCCGCCAGGACCGAGGCCAGGTAACGCGCCTTCGGTCGCTCGACGATGCGTACGACAGGCCCCGGTGGGGCCGCGCCGGCCGGGCCGGGCGGGACCAGCCCCGCCGCGACGGTGCGCGCCCGCGCCGCCATGGCCTCCGCCCTCACGGCCTCGTCCGCCTCCGCCAGGAGGCCGAGCCGCATCGTGGCGACGTCGCGCACCAGCCGCTGGTGGGCGCTCTTGAGCCCCGCTTCGGGGACGCTCGCCAACTGGGCGAGCCCGAACGACAGTTCTTGCGTCCAGAGCGCCAGCTCCAGGCGGAGCCACGGCGCCACGTCCGTCAGGCGCGCCGTCTCGAGGTCCGCGATGGCGCGCGCGGTCTCGGGCGCGGATGTCGGGTCGCGCCGAGCCCGCACGGTGGCCAGTTGGGCGTGGAGGCCGCGGCGCTTGCGCTCGTCGCCGACCTCCTCCGCCAGCAGCAACGCTGTCGTCAGGGCGGCCTCCGCTCCGGCCAGGTCGCCACACAGCCGCATGATCTCGCCGCGCTGCTCCGCCACCCGCATGGCCAGGCGCCTGTCGGCCAGCTCGTCGACCAGCTCCTCGACCTCGGCGTTCGTGTTCCAGGCCGGGCCGAGCTGCCCCTGGCGCGCGTACACGACGGCGAGGTTGACGAGCATCTCGGCCTCGCGCGCCGCCGCGCCGCGCCGGCGCGCGAGCACCATCCCCTCCTTGAAGTACCGTTCCGCCCGCGGGTAGTCGCCGAACCTCTCGGCGCTGGCCGCGACGTTGTTGAGGGTGGCGCTGACGTCGAGGTGGCGCGAGTTGCGCCGCGCCAGCGTGAGCGCCTGGTCGAAGTGGTGGTAAGACTCCCCCAGCCGCCCGCGCAGGGCGTTGATGCTCCCCAGGTTGTTGTGCGCGCGGTAGCGCTCGACCTCGGACCCGCTCACGAGGCACGAGGCGAACGCCGCCTCCGCCCCATCGAGGTCGCCGGCGTAGAAGTGGGCCGCGCCCAGGGCGTTGCGCGCTCGCGCCACCAGCGTGTCGTCGGCGATCCGCAGGGCGATCTCGAGCGCCACCAGGGCCGACTCGAGGGCCTCCCCGACCTGGGAGCGCGCCAGCAGTAGCCGCGCGCGCCTGACGTTCGCCTCGGCCAACGCCACGTCGCTCTGCAGCTCCCAGGCGAGTCGCTCCGCCTCCTGCAGTAGCGCCTCCTGCGCCGCCAGGTCTGCGTCCTGCGCGGCAACGCCCTCGAGCTGGAAGAGGGCGTCGAGGCGGAGGCGCGGCTCCTCGGCCGCCGCCCACAGGGTCAGGTAGAGCAGGTCGGAGGCGGCGTCGGCCTGGCCGCGCTCGAGCGCCGCTCGCGCGGCGCCGAACGCGCGCCGCGCCGCCTCCGCGAGCTCCCCGACAGCCAGGAGGTGCC
This Trueperaceae bacterium DNA region includes the following protein-coding sequences:
- a CDS encoding tetratricopeptide repeat protein — encoded protein: MSDKDPVDGRRPLEARLWGEVRFAHRGVAVEPTSQKSVALLAYLAAAPGPSSREELAALLWGPGRLANVRQALYTLRSLPGAEEWLDAGAATVNVLAVVDVVELTAAAREELPALAERLEGNEFMAGFGDRLPEPYLEWLAHERERCAAAAARAYAAKAAELEGEGHPREALALALRAQELEPYGEEAQRAVMRLAYLAGDPERALASYATFSARLETELGSRPSAETARLASRIERREPLSARPALASLDEQELRTLRALALARGGLRVDGLARVLERPAFELTADLARLADRGLVDADLRLAPDLVGPVLAGVPAPLKRLLHERSVAVMRDDPEADQGVLARHLLAVGELAEAARRAFGAARAALERGQADAASDLLYLTLWAAAEEPRLRLDALFQLEGVAAQDADLAAQEALLQEAERLAWELQSDVALAEANVRRARLLLARSQVGEALESALVALEIALRIADDTLVARARNALGAAHFYAGDLDGAEAAFASCLVSGSEVERYRAHNNLGSINALRGRLGESYHHFDQALTLARRNSRHLDVSATLNNVAASAERFGDYPRAERYFKEGMVLARRRGAAAREAEMLVNLAVVYARQGQLGPAWNTNAEVEELVDELADRRLAMRVAEQRGEIMRLCGDLAGAEAALTTALLLAEEVGDERKRRGLHAQLATVRARRDPTSAPETARAIADLETARLTDVAPWLRLELALWTQELSFGLAQLASVPEAGLKSAHQRLVRDVATMRLGLLAEADEAVRAEAMAARARTVAAGLVPPGPAGAAPPGPVVRIVERPKARYLASVLAGGPRWRAVEAGGGGAPTPTAGVAEDVLEELREQGAGLPRRLAEALLRTPAAWLPPPREGL